A genome region from Gigantopelta aegis isolate Gae_Host chromosome 3, Gae_host_genome, whole genome shotgun sequence includes the following:
- the LOC121368073 gene encoding uncharacterized protein LOC121368073, whose translation MVYVKDRTVWRNGFSSSMGPKDLWSPVFRMTPRDGKVYMNFSPPFKNAKYHEICLVPPDLFACLKRKNITDPSQEIIFNDVTGNASYEIWVRPHGPNNKALDSWVKSQIFFVPPEPVRMTTMRPEYEKESQPGGTIAMIVVLCIVLAVFVAVVLYLWKKGFLKKMPTCRVPYHQSRKTNDLETRNNQVPVFPIYYPESDIYLNCVETSIDIFCKHGGLDIKPYSETDLRKASQAHTDKWVDVQVKNSVILIFYSHALLRVLLNQTERNSHTYEAICLKALSKINELNNAGAKIVPFVVSFGLETTEEIDLFRKQILSIDVMPLFQLTHKNGSALKSVDFDRLVHKVHKMYSTKHMTTVHRDWEIKARKLLDCIKRLMDCPSYSPERRTMETENDSDSLGEERTPMVKGVGAGAGVVTGKASSGVVRNGGVIQTDLSPKKRHHHSPVKKKKSLSPISITNGYVRFSPHPTGQVEVGANRTVSSGYMSIAPHGNGYTHNLNYSQPDDYGNLNYNSPPMRRDDSYMRPDNTCLSMQADGLPYEIVAPHGEAGGFEMMPHEIDLKHVFFEPEIPGSTDVSMTNLLEGLVQVNQQSC comes from the exons GTTTCTCGTCAAGCATGGGCCCCAAGGATCTGTGGAGCCCGGTGTTCCGGATGACTCCGAGAGATGGAAAGGTGTACATGAACTTCAGTCCACCTTTCAAAAACGCAAAATACCACGAGATCTGTCTCGTGCCTCCCGACTTGTTTGCGTgtctgaaaagaaaaaacattactgAT ccaagccaagaaattattttcaatGATGTCACAGGAAACGCATCTTATGAAATTTGG gtGAGACCTCATGGCCCCAATAACAAGGCACTTGACTCATGGGTGAAAAgccaaatattttttgttccacCAG AGCCTGTGAGAATGACAACGATGAGACCTGAGTATGAGAAGGAATCTCAGCCCGGAGGAACGATTGCCATGATCGTCGTTTTGTGCATCGTTCTCGCTGTATTCGTGGCAGTGGTTTTATACTTGTGGAAGAAAG GTTTTCTGAAGAAAATGCCGACCTGCAGAGTGCCTTACCACCAAAGCAGGAAGACAAATGATTTGGAAACACGAAACAATCAAG TGCCTGTATTTCCAATATACTACCCTGAAAGCGATATCTACCTGAACTGCGTTGAGACGAGTATTGACATATTTTGCAAACATGGCGGCCTGGACATCAAACCATACAGTGAGACCGACTTACGAAAGGCTTCGCAGGCCCACACGGACAAGTGGGTTGATGTGCAGGTGAAGAATAGCGTGATCCTCATCTTCTACAGCCACGCGTTACTCAGAGTCCTGCTCAACCAGACCGAGCGCAACAGCCACACATACGAAGCAATCTGCCTGAAGGCTCTCAGCAAGATAAACGAGCTGAACAACGCCGGGGCCAAAATTGTCCCGTTCGTCGTCAGCTTCGGTCTGGAGACCACCGAGGAGATCGATCTGTTCCGGAAGCAGATCCTCTCCATCGATGTTATGCCGCTGTTCCAGCTGACCCACAAGAACGGAAGTGCTCTGAAGTCGGTTGACTTCGACCGGCTGGTCCACAAGGTGCACAAGATGTACTCGACGAAGCACATGACGACCGTTCACCGAGACTGGGAGATCAAGGCCAGGAAGCTGCTGGACTGCATCAAGAGGCTCATGGACTGTCCCAGTTACAGTCCCGAGAGGAGAACCATGGAAACGGAAAACGACAGTGACAGCCTGGGCGAGGAGAGAACTCCGATGGTCAAAGGTGTGGGGGCTGGTGCGGGGGTAGTTACGGGAAAAGCGAGTTCGGGCGTTGTGAGAAACGGCGGGGTCATCCAAACTGATCTCAGTCCCAAGAAGAGACATCATCATAGCCcagtgaagaagaagaaaagccTGAGCCCCATCTCTATAACGAACGGTTACGTGAGGTTCAGTCCTCACCCCACGGGACAGGTCGAGGTGGGTGCCAACAGAACAGTGTCCAGCGGCTATATGTCCATCGCTCCGCACGGCAACGGATACACCCACAACTTGAACTACAGTCAGCCGGACGACTACGGGAACCTCAATTACAATTCGCCACCCATGCGGCGGGATGATTCCTACATGAGGCCAGACAATACGTGCCTGTCCATGCAGGCTGACGGCTTGCCCTATGAGATTGTGGCGCCACACGGAGAAGCTGGTGGCTTTGAGATGATGCCTCACGAGATAGATCTGAAACATGTGTTCTTTGAGCCAGAGATTCCCGGCTCAACAGACGTCAGTATGACGAACCTGCTGGAAGGTCTGGTCCAGGTGAATCAGCAGTCGTGTTGA